In Streptomyces sp. NBC_00683, the DNA window CTGAGGACTGCTGTCCAGGGTCTCCTGAATGCTGTGCGCCAAGACGGGATGGGCGCTCACCTCGACGAACGCCCGGAAGCCCTCCGCAACGAGAGCAGCGGTGGCGTCGGCGAACCGCACCGTCTGCCGCAGATTGCGGAACCAGTAACCGCCGTCCAGCTCCGTTCCCTCCACCCAACGACCGTCCACCGACGAATACATCGGGATGGCTGCCGACCCGGGCTTCAACCCTGCAAGCACATCGGCCAACTCGGCCTCGATCAACTCGACATGGGAGGTATGGGACGCGTAGTCCACCGGCACCCGCCGAACCCGGACACCCTGTGCCTCGTACTCGGAAACCAACCGGTCCAACGCCTCGGGATCACCCGCCACCACCACCGACGACGGACCGTTCACCGCGGCCAGCTCCACACCCTCACCCAGCCGCACCTCCTCAGCCGGAAGAGCAACCGACACCATCCCGCCACGGCCGGCCAGACCACCCGCGATCGCACGGCTGCGCAACACCACCACCCGGGCCGCGTCCTCCAACGACAACACACCCGCCACATGAGCAGCCGCAATCTCACCCTGCGAATGCCCCACCACCGCATCCGCCCGCACCCCGAACGACTCCCACACCCGCGCCAACGCCACCATCACCGCAAACGACACCGGCTGCACCACATCCACCCGGCCCAACGACACAGCACCCTCAACACCCCGCACCACATCCAGCACCGACCACCCACTCACCGACCCCAACACACCACTGACCTCCGTCAACGCCCGCGCAAACACCGACGACGAATCAAGCAGATCGCGGCCCATCCCCACCCACTGCGAACCCTGCCCCGGAAACACAAACACCGACCGACCCGACACATCCGCCACACCCGACACCACACCAGGCCCCACACCACCACCCGCCAACACCGACACACCAGCCAACGCACCACCACGACCCGCAGCCACCACCACCGCACGATGGGGCAGCTGGGCACGCGAGGTGGCGAGCACCTGTCCGGCACCCTCGATATCGACCTCGGTGCGTTCCCGTACGAACGACTGCAGGCGTTCCGCCTGGCCCCGCAGCCCCTTCGCCGAGGCGCCGGAGATCAGCCACGGCACGACGGCAGCTCCCGGATCATTCACTCCGGACGCCACCGCAACCTCAGGAGCAACCGGGGCCTGCTCCACAATCACGTGCGCGTTCGTACCGCTCACACCGAACGCCGACACACCCGCCCTGCGCGGACGGTCCACCTCCGGCCACGGCCTGGACTCCGTCAGCAACTCCACAGACCCAGACGACCAGTCCACCTTCGACGATGGCTCATCCACATGCAGCGTCCCCGGCAGCACACCATGCCGGATCGCCTGCACCATCTTGATGATCCCCGCAGCACCCGCCGCAGCCTGCGTATGACCGATGTTCGACTTCAACGACCCCAACCACAGGGGCTGGTCCTGTGCACGGTCCTGCCCGTAGGTCGCCAGCAAAGCCTGCGCCTCGATCGGGTCACCCAGCGTCGTCCCGGTGCCATGGCCCTCCACCGCATCGACCTCCGTGGCAGACAATCGGGCGTTCGCCAGCGCCCGCCGGATCACTCTCTGCTGGGAGGGTCCGTTCGGCGCGGTGAGTCCATTGGAAGCGCCGTCCTGGTTGACGGCCGACCCCCGTACCACCGCGAGGACCTCGTGGCCCAGCCTCCGTGCATCCGACAGCCGCTCCAGCAGGAGCACGGCGACACCTTCGGCCCAGCCCGTTCCGTCGGCCGCGTCGGCGAACGCCTTGCACCGGCCGTCGCGCGCCAGCCCCCGCTGCCGGGAGAACTCGACGAATGGTGACGGATTCGCCATGACAGCGACCCCGCCTGCCAGAGCAAGCGAGCAGTCACCGCCGCGGAGTGCCTGCGCGGCGAGATGTACAGCGACGAGTGAGGACGAGCACGCCGTGTCCACCGTGACGGCGGGGCCCTCCAGACCCAGGGCGTACGACACCCGCCCCGAGGCCACGCTTCCCGAGTTCCCGGTACCGAGGAAGCCTTCCAGTCCTTCGGGCACCTCGCCGAGACCGGTCGCGTAGTCGTGGTACATGAGCCCGGAGAAGACGCCGACGCTGCTGCCCCGCAGGGAGGTCGGGTCGATGCCCGCGCGCTCGAACACCTCCCACGACACCTCCAGCAGCAGACGCTGCTGCGGATCCATCGCCACCGCCTCACGCGGCGAAATACCGAAGAGCGAGGCGTCGAACCCGCCGGCGTCGTGCAGGAAGCCGCCTTCGCTGACATAGGACGTACCGGGGCGGTCGGGGTCCGGGTCGAACAGGTCGTCCAGGTTCCAGCCCCGATCGGACGGGAACGGGGTGACGCCGTCGCGTCCGTCTGCCACGAGCTGCCACAGGTCGTCCGGCGTGGAGATCCCGCCCGGCAGTCGGCAGCCCATGCCCACGATCGCGATCGGTTCCGTGACTGCGGCAATGAGTTGGTCGTTCTCGCGCAGCAACCGCTCGTTGTCGGTGAGGGCCGCGCGCAGGGCCTCGACGAGTTTGTCAGTGGACGTGGTCATGGGAACCTTCCGAAGTCCGAAGTGCGGTCACTGCCTGCCGCCGAGCGCTCGCTCGACGAGATCGTCGATGTCCATCGCTGCGATGGCGTCGGCCGCCGTCCCGGCGTCACGCGCGTCTCCGGCGCCTGTGCCGCGGCCGGCCGGCTGCGAGGACACCAGCGCCTCCACCGCTTCCAGTACGCCGAGTTCGCGGAGTGTGGCGAGGGGTACCGTGGCAAGCGCCCGCCGGATGTCGGCCTCGGAGGCATCGGCTCCGATCAGGTGGTCGCGGGCGTTGGCTGTAGCGCCCACATGTCCCAGGGCATCGGCCGAGGGCACGAGTGCGGTCTGGAGGTGGTGCGCGAGTGCGGTCGGGTTGGGGTGGTCGAAGACGAGGGTCACGGGCAGTCGTACGCCCGTCACCCCGGTGAGCCGATTGCGCAGCTCGACCGAGGCGAGCGAGTCGAATCCGATGTCCTTGAATGCCTGGGCGGCGCCGATCGCGTCCTTCGTGGCGTGACCGAGCACGGTGGCCGACGCACTTTGGACGAGTTCGAGCAGCTCACGTATCCGGTCGCGCTCGGAGAGCGTCGCCAGGCGCTGGGCAAAGGATTCCGGACTCCGGCCGTCCGTGGGCGCCGCCGCGGCGGTCCGCCTCGGGGCTCGTACGAGTCCGCGCAGGAGCGGTGCCAGCTCTCCGGCCGCCGCCTGCTTACGGAGGACGGCGAAGTCGAGCTTCGTCGGCACCAGCAAGGCCTCTTCGGATTGCAGCGCACTGTCGAACAGCGCGAGCCCCTCGGCCGAGGACAGTCCCACCAGTCCGCTGCGGGCCAGCCGCGCGCGACCGGTGTCGTCCAGGTGTCCGGTCATGCCGCTCGCCTCGGACCACAGTCCCCACGCCAGCGACACCGCAGGCAGACCCTCGTCCCTACGCGTGCGAGCCAGCCCGTCCAGGAAACCGTTCGCCGCCGCGTAGTTGCCCTGACCGGCATTACCGAGGACGCCGGCGCCGGAGGAAAACAGCACGAACGCCGACAGGTCCAGTTCACGCGTGAGTTCGTGCAGGTGCCACGCAGCATCTGCCTTCGGGCGGAACACGTTCTCGAGCCACTGGGGGTCGAGCGCCGTCATGATCCCGTCGTCAAGGACTCCGGCGGTGTGGACGACGGCGGTGAGGGGGTGCTCGGCCGGAATCCCCGCCAGCACATCGACCAACGCCTCACGGTCACCCGCATCCGCCGCAACCACCTCCACCCGCGCACCCGCAGCCGTCAGCTCCTCGACCAACTCCGCCGCACCCTCGGCAGACGGACCACGACGACTCACCAACACCACACTGCGCACACCATGCACACCCACCACATGCCGGGCCACCAACCCGCCCAACGTCCCCGTACCACCCGTGATCAACACCGACCCCGAACGATCAAGAACCCCACCGGAACCCGACGCCTTCCGAGGCACCCCGGCCCGCACCAACCTCGGCACGAACACCTCCCCCGCACGCACCCCCACCTGCGACTCACCCGACGCCACCACACCCGACAACAACCCGGCCACACCCGCCACCGAGCCACCATCCACATCCACCAAAACCACCCGACCCGGCTGCTCCAACTGCACCGACCGCACCAACCCCCACACCGCAGCCCCCGCAGGATCACCAGCCGCGTCCTTGGTCAGGATCACCAGGGTCTGCGAGTTCGAGTCCGGGTCGGACAGTCGGGTGTGAAGGAAGTCCACGGTGGCTGCGGTCAGTTCACGTGCCGCCTGGGGGCCTTCTCCCCCGTGCTCGATGAGATCGAGTACCGCCCCGGCAGGTACGGGAACGTCGGACTCGGGCAGCGTGAGGGGAGCCCAGTCGAGCTGGTACGACAGCTCGTCGGCCGTGCTGCCGAGCGACGCCAGACGCTCGGCTGCGACGGGCCGCAGTGCGAGGGAGTCGACCGTGGCGACGGGGGCGCCGGTCTGGTCGGTCACCGTCACAGAAAAGGCCTCCGGTCCGGTGGGTTCGGCCCTCAGGCGCAGAGCCGAGGCGCCCGTCGCGTGCAGCGTGACCCCGCTCCAGGCAAACGGCAGGAGAAGACGACCCGGCTCCCGATCCGCCAGGCTGATCAGACTGGTCGCCTGCAGGGCCGCATCCAGAAGCGCGGGGTGCAGCCCGTACCTGGCTGCCTCGGAGATCAGCGCTTCCGGCAACGACAGTTCCGCGAACACCTCACGGCCCCGCCGCCACGCGGCACGCACTCCCTGGAACGCCGGACCGTACGTGTACCCCTGCTCCGCCAACCCCTCGTAGAACCCCTCCACCGACACGGGCTCCGCACCCTCCGGAGGCCACTGCGCAAGCCGGCCAAGGGGAGCGGGAGCGCTCAAGCCCAGGAATCCGCTCGCGTGCCGTGTCCACGGCCCCGCCTCGTCGGCGGTCTCGGGGCGGGAGTACACCGCCACAATCCGGTGTTCGGCGGCTTCGCGCAACGGCTGGTCCTGGTGCTCATCGCCAAGCAGGTCCTGGTCGGCAACGGTGACCCGTATCTGTACCGCACCCTGTTCGGGCAGGACGAGCGGGGCCTCGATGGCGAGTTCTTCGACCGTGCCCAGATCGGCTTCGTCCGCGGCGCGCAGGGCGAGCTCCAGCAGTGCGGCCCCGGGGACGAGCACCGTCCCCGCCACCGCGTGGTCTCCAAGCCAGGGATGCTCCTTGAGTGACAACCTGCCGGTGAGCAACGTTCCACCGGCTTCCGGCAGATGCACCACCGCACCCAGCAACGGGTGTTCGGCCGCCCGAAGCCCGACCGCACCGAGGTCGCCACTCCCTCGGCCGCCGGCCAGCCAGTAGTGCTCGTGCTGGAAGGCGTACGTGGGCAACTCGACGCGACGCGGTACCGGTTCACCGTACGAACTCGACCAGTCCACCGGAATGCCACGGACGTGGAGTTCAGCGGCAGAGAGCAGGATCCGGTCCGGACCTCCGTCGTCGCGGCGGAGGGTCCCGGTGACCACACTCGGGACCTCTGGCTGCTCGTCCAGGGTCTCCTGAATGCTGTGCGCCAAGACGGGGTGGGCGCTCACCTCGACGAAGGCTTGGAAGCCCTCCGCAACGAGGGCGGCGGTGGCGTCGGCGAACCGCACCGTCTGCCGCAGATTGCGGAACCAGTAACCGCCGTCCAGCTCCGTTCCCTCCACCCAACGACCGTCCACCGACGAATACATCGGGATGGTCGCCGACCCGGGCTTCAACCCTGCAAGCACATCGGCCAACTCGGCCTCGATCAACTCGACATGGGAGGTATGGGACGCGTAATCCACCGGCACCCGCCGAACCCGAACACCCTGTGCCTCGTACTCGGAAACCAACCGGTCCAACGCCTCGGGATCACCCGCCACCACCACCGACGACGGACCGTTCACCGCGGCCAACTCCACACCCTCACCCAGCCGCACCTCCTCAGCCGGAAGAGCAACCGACACCATCCCGCCACGGCCGGCCAGACCACCCGCGATCGCACGGCTGCGCAACACCACCACCCGGGCCGCGTCCTCCAACGACAACACACCCGCCACATGAGCAGCCGCAATCTCACCCTGCGAATGCCCCACCACCGCATCCGCCCGCACCCCGAACGACTCCCACACCCGCGCCAACGCCACCATCACCGCAAACGACACCGGCTGCACCACATCCACCCGGCCCAACGACACAGCACCCTCAACACCCCGCACCACATCCAGCACCGACCACCCACTCACCGACCCCAACACACCGCTGACCTCCGTCAACGCCCGCGCAAACACCGACGACGAATCAAGCAGATCGCGGCCCATCCCCACCCACTGCGAACCCTGCCCCGGAAACACAAACACCGACCGACCCGACACATCCGCCACACCCGACACCACACCAGGCCCCACACCACCACCCGCCAACACCGACACACCAGCCAACGCACCACCACGACCCGCAGCCACCACCACCGCACGGTGCTCCAGACCCGCCCGCCCCACAGCAAGCGAATGACCCACCTCGGCAACCGTCACGTCCGAACGCCCGACGAGGTGGTCCACCAACTGCTGAGCCTGCGCCTGCAGCGCTCGGGGCGAAGCCCCGGACAGTGGCCACGGCACGGACGCGAGGGGCGGCGCCTCCTTCACGCCCGCCACGGTTTCGGCGACAGGCGGCGCCTGCTCGAGGATCACGTGGGCGTTCGTGCCGCTCACACCGAACGAGGAGACACCCGCCCTGCGCGGACGGTCCACCTCCGGCCACGGCCTGGACTTCGTCAGCAACTCCACAGACCCCGACGACCAGTCCACCTTCGACGACGGCTCATCCACATGCAGCGTCCGCGGCAACACACCATGCCGAAGCGCCTGCACCATCTTGATGACACCCGCAGCACCCGCCGCAGCCTGCGTATGACCAATGTTGGACTTCAACGACCCCAACCACAGCGGGCGGTCGCCGGTCCGCTCGCGTCCGTACGTCGCCAGAAGTGCCTGCGCCTCGATCGGATCACCCAACGTGGTGCCCGTACCGTGCGCCTCGACCGCGTCGACATCTGCCGGTGACAGGCGCGCGCCGGCCAGCGCCTGGCGGATCACCCGCTCCTGCGAGGGACCGTTCGGCGCAGTGAGTCCATTGGACGCACCGTCCTGATTGACAGCCGACCCCCGCACCACCGCCAGAACCTCATGCCCCAGCCGCTGCGCATCCGACAACCGCTCCAGCAACAGGACCGCCACGCCTTCCGCGAGCCCTGTTCCATCGGCCGCGTCGGCGAAGGCCTTGCACCGGCCGTCGCGCGCCAGCCCGCGCTGCCGGGAGAAGTCGACGAACACTTCGGGGGTCGCCATCACGGCCACGCCGCCGGCCAGAGCCATCCCGCACTCACCGTTGCGCAGCGCCTGCGCCGCGAGATGCAGCGCCACCAAGGACGACGAGCACGCCGTGTCCACGGTCACGGCAGGGCCCTCCAGGCCCAACGTGTACGCGACGCGCCCCGACGCCACGCTCCCCGAGTTGCCGATGCCGAAGTAGCCCTCAAGTCCTTCGGGCAGCTTCTCCACGTCATCGGCGTAGTCGTGGTACATGAGCCCGGTGTAGATGCCGACGCTGTGTCCGTGCAGCGACGTGGGATCGATGCCCGCGCGCTCGAACACCTCCCACGACACCTCCAGCAGCAGCCGCTGCTGCGGATCGATGGCAAGTGCCTCACGCGGCGATATACCGAACAACGAGGCGTCGAACCCGCCGGGTTCGTCGATGAAGCCGCCCTCGTTGGCGTACGACGTACCGGTCCGGTCCGGGTCCGGGTCGTAGAGGCCGTCCAGGTCCCAGCCCCGGTCGGCGGGGAACGGGGACATCGCGTCCACGCCTCCGTCGACGAGGTTCCACAGGTCGTCCGGTGACGCGACCCCGCCCGGCAGGCGGCAGCCCATGCCCACGATCGCAATCGGCTCCGTCCTCCTGGACTCGATCTCACGGATCCTCTTGCGGGTCTGCTGCAGCTCGCCCGTCACGCGCTTGAGGTAGTCACGCAGCTTGTCGTCGTTCGACATGAGGTTCTTCCTTGTGTCGGTCAGCTGTACGGCGGATCGGGCCGGTCGGCTGCTCAGCGGGGTCGCCGGAACGCCCGGTTGGCGGGTCGTCCGGTCGTCCGGTCGGGACCTGGGTCAGGAAAGGCCGAGTTCGTTGTCGATCAGGTCGAAGATCTGGTCGTCGGTCGCCACGTCGAGATCGACGCCCTGGTCGGGTCCGGTCACCGCAACGAGGGTCTCGGCCCACTTCGCCGTCAGCGCTTCGAGTCGCGCGGCCACCTGCACCCGTACCTTGTCGTCCGTGGATGTCCGGGCGAGGGTCTGCTCGAGCCGGTCAAGTTCGGCGAGCGCCGCCGGGACCACGGCTGTGTCCGTCGGCTGGAGCAGGTCGCGCAGGTGGTGCGCGAGCACTGTGGGAGTCGGGTGGTCGAAGACAACCGTGGCGGGGAGCCGCACACCGGTGGACTCGGCCAGGCGGTTACGCATCCGGACTGCGGTCAGCGAATCGAATCCGATGTCGTTGAAGGCCTGGTTCACCTTGATCGTTTCGTGCGCTGCGTGCCCGAGTACGTGTGCCGCGTCGCTCCGGACGAGTTCCACGAGGAGGCGGGTCTGCTCGGCCTCGCCGACCGCAGCGAGTCGTCGTGCCAGGGTCTGTCCGCTTCCGTCGGCCACGGCCCGTGCGGTCTTCCTCGGGGCTCGGACGAGTCCGCGCAGGAGCGGTGCCAGTTCTCCGGCCGCCGCCTGCTTACGGAGGACGGCGAAGTCGAGCTTCGTCGGCACCAGCAAGGCCTCTTCGGATTGCAGCGCACTGTCGAACAGCGCCAGCGCCTCGGCGGACGACAGCCCTGCCTGGCCACTGCGTGCCATACGGCCGAGTTCGACGTCGTCCAGGTGTCCGGTCATGCCGCTCGCCTCGGACCACAGGCCCCACGCCAGCGACACCGCAGGCAGACCCTGTTCCCGCCGTGTGCGTGCCAGCCCGTCCAGGAAACCGTTCGCCGCCGCGTAGTTGCCCTGACCGGCATTGCCGAGGACGCCGGCGCCGGAGGAGAACAGCACGAACGCCGACAGGTCCAGTTCACGCGTGAGTTCGTGAAGGTGCCACGCAGCATCGGCCTTCGGGCGGAAAACAGTGTCGACGCGTTCCGGAGTCAGGGACGAGAACACTCCGTCGTCGAGGACTCCGGCGGTGTGGACGACGGCGGTGAGGGGGTGCTCGGCCGGGATCCCCGCCAGCACATCGACCAACGCCTCACGGTCACCCGCATCCGCCGCAACCACCTCCACCCGCGCACCCGCAGCCGTCAGCTCCTCGACCAACTCCGCCGCACCCTCGGCCGACGGACCACGACGACTCACCAACACCACACTGCGCACACCATGCACACCCACCACATGCCGGGCCACCAACCCGCCCAACGTCCCCGTACCACCCGTGATCAACACCGACCCCGAACGATCAAGAACCCCACCGGAACCCGACGCCTTCCGAGGCACCCCGGCCCGCACCAACCTCGGCACGAACACCTCCCCCGCCCGCACCCCCACCTGCGACTCACCCGACGCCACCACACCCGACAACAACCCGGCCACACCCGCCACCGAGCCACCATCCACATCCACCAACACCACCCGACCCGGCTGCTCCAACTGCACCGACCGCACCAACCCCCACACCGCAGCCCCCGCAGGATCACCAGCCGCGGCATTCCGGGTGAGTACGACGAGGGGACGAGTGCCCGGATCCGATTGATCCGTTCGGCGCTGGATTTCAGCGAGAGCCCTGATGACCAGGTCGCGCGCTGCCTGCGTGCCCGGTGTCGGCTGCTCGGCCGTCAGATCGAGAATGTCCTCCGGCGGCAGCGTCACCGCACCCGGAGCGTGCATCACATCGACCGGGTGCCAGTCCACGCGGTAGAGCGAGTCCCGCACGGTGGTGTCCGCGCCGGCCGAGTGATCGGTACGCACGGAGCGGAGCAGGAGTGACCCGATCTCGGCGACGGGCTGGCCCGTGCCGTCCGTGAGAGTGAAGGACACACCACCCTCGCCATCAGCCGGTTTCGCATGCACACGCAAGGTTGTGGCGCCGACCGCGTGCAGAGTGAC includes these proteins:
- a CDS encoding type I polyketide synthase; amino-acid sequence: MRAALTDNERLLRENDQLIAAVTEPIAIVGMGCRLPGGISTPDDLWQLVADGRDGVTPFPSDRGWNLDDLFDPDPDRPGTSYVSEGGFLHDAGGFDASLFGISPREAVAMDPQQRLLLEVSWEVFERAGIDPTSLRGSSVGVFSGLMYHDYATGLGEVPEGLEGFLGTGNSGSVASGRVSYALGLEGPAVTVDTACSSSLVAVHLAAQALRGGDCSLALAGGVAVMANPSPFVEFSRQRGLARDGRCKAFADAADGTGWAEGVAVLLLERLSDARRLGHEVLAVVRGSAVNQDGASNGLTAPNGPSQQRVIRRALANARLSATEVDAVEGHGTGTTLGDPIEAQALLATYGQDRAQDQPLWLGSLKSNIGHTQAAAGAAGIIKMVQAIRHGVLPGTLHVDEPSSKVDWSSGSVELLTESRPWPEVDRPRRAGVSAFGVSGTNAHVIVEQAPVAPEVAVASGVNDPGAAVVPWLISGASAKGLRGQAERLQSFVRERTEVDIEGAGQVLATSRAQLPHRAVVVAAGRGGALAGVSVLAGGGVGPGVVSGVADVSGRSVFVFPGQGSQWVGMGRDLLDSSSVFARALTEVSGVLGSVSGWSVLDVVRGVEGAVSLGRVDVVQPVSFAVMVALARVWESFGVRADAVVGHSQGEIAAAHVAGVLSLEDAARVVVLRSRAIAGGLAGRGGMVSVALPAEEVRLGEGVELAAVNGPSSVVVAGDPEALDRLVSEYEAQGVRVRRVPVDYASHTSHVELIEAELADVLAGLKPGSAAIPMYSSVDGRWVEGTELDGGYWFRNLRQTVRFADATAALVAEGFRAFVEVSAHPVLAHSIQETLDSSPQTPSVVTGTLRRDDGGPDRILLSIAELHVRGIPVDWTPAFGEPRSPRVELPTYAFQHQHYWLESTQGARHTVTGDLVPPAPSVPVTDDEIPGSALAHKLAELSKDEQEQLLLDLVRAEAATVLGHETPESVESGSVFFEVGFISLTAVQFRNRLSDVTGLELPAMLIFDHPTPTELAHHLHALLNEKG
- a CDS encoding type I polyketide synthase, with translation MSNDDKLRDYLKRVTGELQQTRKRIREIESRRTEPIAIVGMGCRLPGGVASPDDLWNLVDGGVDAMSPFPADRGWDLDGLYDPDPDRTGTSYANEGGFIDEPGGFDASLFGISPREALAIDPQQRLLLEVSWEVFERAGIDPTSLHGHSVGIYTGLMYHDYADDVEKLPEGLEGYFGIGNSGSVASGRVAYTLGLEGPAVTVDTACSSSLVALHLAAQALRNGECGMALAGGVAVMATPEVFVDFSRQRGLARDGRCKAFADAADGTGLAEGVAVLLLERLSDAQRLGHEVLAVVRGSAVNQDGASNGLTAPNGPSQERVIRQALAGARLSPADVDAVEAHGTGTTLGDPIEAQALLATYGRERTGDRPLWLGSLKSNIGHTQAAAGAAGVIKMVQALRHGVLPRTLHVDEPSSKVDWSSGSVELLTKSRPWPEVDRPRRAGVSSFGVSGTNAHVILEQAPPVAETVAGVKEAPPLASVPWPLSGASPRALQAQAQQLVDHLVGRSDVTVAEVGHSLAVGRAGLEHRAVVVAAGRGGALAGVSVLAGGGVGPGVVSGVADVSGRSVFVFPGQGSQWVGMGRDLLDSSSVFARALTEVSGVLGSVSGWSVLDVVRGVEGAVSLGRVDVVQPVSFAVMVALARVWESFGVRADAVVGHSQGEIAAAHVAGVLSLEDAARVVVLRSRAIAGGLAGRGGMVSVALPAEEVRLGEGVELAAVNGPSSVVVAGDPEALDRLVSEYEAQGVRVRRVPVDYASHTSHVELIEAELADVLAGLKPGSATIPMYSSVDGRWVEGTELDGGYWFRNLRQTVRFADATAALVAEGFQAFVEVSAHPVLAHSIQETLDEQPEVPSVVTGTLRRDDGGPDRILLSAAELHVRGIPVDWSSSYGEPVPRRVELPTYAFQHEHYWLAGGRGSGDLGAVGLRAAEHPLLGAVVHLPEAGGTLLTGRLSLKEHPWLGDHAVAGTVLVPGAALLELALRAADEADLGTVEELAIEAPLVLPEQGAVQIRVTVADQDLLGDEHQDQPLREAAEHRIVAVYSRPETADEAGPWTRHASGFLGLSAPAPLGRLAQWPPEGAEPVSVEGFYEGLAEQGYTYGPAFQGVRAAWRRGREVFAELSLPEALISEAARYGLHPALLDAALQATSLISLADREPGRLLLPFAWSGVTLHATGASALRLRAEPTGPEAFSVTVTDQTGAPVATVDSLALRPVAAERLASLGSTADELSYQLDWAPLTLPESDVPVPAGAVLDLIEHGGEGPQAARELTAATVDFLHTRLSDPDSNSQTLVILTKDAAGDPAGAAVWGLVRSVQLEQPGRVVLVDVDGGSVAGVAGLLSGVVASGESQVGVRAGEVFVPRLVRAGVPRKASGSGGVLDRSGSVLITGGTGTLGGLVARHVVGVHGVRSVVLVSRRGPSAEGAAELVEELTAAGARVEVVAADAGDREALVDVLAGIPAEHPLTAVVHTAGVLDDGIMTALDPQWLENVFRPKADAAWHLHELTRELDLSAFVLFSSGAGVLGNAGQGNYAAANGFLDGLARTRRDEGLPAVSLAWGLWSEASGMTGHLDDTGRARLARSGLVGLSSAEGLALFDSALQSEEALLVPTKLDFAVLRKQAAAGELAPLLRGLVRAPRRTAAAAPTDGRSPESFAQRLATLSERDRIRELLELVQSASATVLGHATKDAIGAAQAFKDIGFDSLASVELRNRLTGVTGVRLPVTLVFDHPNPTALAHHLQTALVPSADALGHVGATANARDHLIGADASEADIRRALATVPLATLRELGVLEAVEALVSSQPAGRGTGAGDARDAGTAADAIAAMDIDDLVERALGGRQ